A genomic stretch from Haemophilus parainfluenzae ATCC 33392 includes:
- the dnaG gene encoding DNA primase, with protein sequence MKCSIPRQFIDDLLTKSNIVDVINTRVKLKKAGRDYQACCPFHHEKTPSFTVSEKKQFYYCFGCGAKGNAISFLMDYDKLEFVEAVEELAASAGLEVPYEKRPNQFGNKPDVSYQTKRNLYDLMQEIASFYQAQLPLNIPAQIYLQQRGLSPEIIERFQIGYVPNAMDTVLRQFGKNREEQKKLFDLGMLSRNDRGNVYDKFRNRIMFPIRDKRGRTVAFGGRVLTDEKPKYLNSPETITYHKGNELYGLYEALQINDEPEKLLVVEGYMDVVALAQFGVDYAVASLGTSTTSEQIQLLFRSTEQVICCYDGDRAGRDAAWRALENSLPYLEDGRQIKFIFLPDGEDPDTYIRQYGKEKFEEYIDQAQSLTEFLFAHLSPQVDFSTQEGRGKLVALAVPLIRQIPGDMLRLSLRNMLAQKLGIFDQSQLESLIPNQIDKAAPKPKTPQKTIKKTPMRVVISLLLQNSQLVNRISDVGLQALKHEAGYELLEKLTALCREREGITTGQILEYFRDTEFSKPLEILASWDHLLDDLEIINAFSQNYRRLNIQAIERDIEMLIAKERAEGLTDQERAILVNLLKGKEEQKKQLVNPS encoded by the coding sequence ATGAAATGCTCAATTCCACGCCAGTTTATTGATGATCTGCTCACAAAATCGAATATTGTCGATGTGATTAATACACGCGTGAAACTCAAAAAAGCGGGACGAGATTATCAAGCTTGCTGTCCGTTTCATCACGAAAAAACACCATCCTTCACAGTAAGTGAAAAAAAACAATTCTATTATTGCTTTGGCTGTGGCGCGAAAGGCAATGCGATTTCATTTTTAATGGATTATGACAAATTAGAATTTGTTGAAGCTGTTGAAGAACTTGCCGCTTCGGCAGGACTTGAAGTGCCTTATGAAAAACGTCCAAACCAATTCGGCAATAAACCGGATGTGAGCTATCAAACAAAACGTAATTTATACGATTTGATGCAAGAGATTGCGTCGTTTTATCAAGCTCAACTCCCGCTAAATATTCCTGCTCAAATCTATCTTCAGCAACGTGGTTTATCGCCAGAAATTATCGAGCGTTTTCAAATCGGTTATGTGCCCAATGCGATGGATACGGTGTTGCGTCAATTCGGTAAAAATCGAGAAGAGCAGAAAAAGCTATTCGATTTAGGTATGCTTTCTCGCAACGATCGTGGCAACGTGTACGATAAATTCCGTAATCGCATTATGTTTCCAATTCGGGATAAACGTGGTCGAACAGTTGCCTTTGGTGGACGTGTTTTAACGGATGAAAAACCTAAGTATTTGAACTCCCCCGAAACCATTACGTATCATAAAGGTAATGAGCTTTATGGTTTATATGAAGCTTTACAAATCAATGATGAGCCAGAAAAACTACTGGTGGTTGAAGGTTACATGGATGTGGTGGCATTAGCGCAATTTGGTGTCGATTATGCAGTAGCATCTCTCGGGACATCAACGACTTCAGAGCAAATTCAATTATTGTTCCGTTCAACAGAGCAAGTCATTTGCTGCTACGATGGTGATAGAGCAGGGCGTGATGCCGCTTGGCGCGCACTTGAAAACTCTTTGCCTTATCTGGAAGATGGACGACAAATCAAGTTTATTTTTCTGCCAGATGGAGAAGATCCGGATACTTATATTCGTCAATATGGTAAAGAAAAGTTTGAAGAATATATTGATCAAGCTCAGTCTCTCACAGAATTCTTATTCGCGCATTTAAGTCCACAAGTAGATTTCTCGACGCAAGAAGGACGAGGCAAATTAGTGGCACTCGCGGTGCCTTTAATTCGTCAAATTCCTGGTGATATGCTGCGTCTTTCATTGCGGAATATGTTGGCGCAAAAGCTTGGTATCTTTGATCAATCACAGCTTGAAAGCTTAATACCAAATCAAATAGACAAGGCAGCCCCAAAACCTAAAACGCCACAAAAAACCATTAAGAAAACGCCAATGCGCGTGGTGATTTCGCTGTTGTTACAGAATTCACAATTAGTAAATCGTATTTCGGATGTCGGTTTGCAAGCCTTAAAGCATGAAGCGGGTTATGAATTACTTGAAAAATTGACCGCACTTTGTCGTGAAAGAGAAGGTATTACAACGGGGCAAATCTTAGAATATTTTCGTGATACAGAATTCAGTAAGCCTCTTGAAATATTAGCCTCTTGGGATCATCTATTAGATGACTTAGAAATCATTAATGCATTCTCTCAAAACTATCGTCGATTGAATATTCAAGCGATTGAACGTGACATTGAAATGCTGATTGCAAAAGAAAGGGCGGAAGGCTTAACTGACCAAGAACGAGCAATTTTAGTGAATTTGCTCAAGGGAAAAGAAGAGCAGAAAAAACAGTTAGTTAATCCGTCATAA
- the rpsU gene encoding 30S ribosomal protein S21 encodes MPVIKVRENESFDVALRRFKRSCEKAGILAEVRAREFYEKPTTIRKREKATLAKRHAKRNARENARNTRLY; translated from the coding sequence ATGCCTGTAATTAAAGTACGTGAAAACGAATCATTCGACGTAGCTTTACGTCGTTTCAAACGCTCTTGCGAAAAAGCTGGTATTTTAGCAGAAGTTCGCGCTCGTGAATTCTATGAAAAACCAACTACAATCCGTAAACGTGAAAAAGCAACACTTGCTAAACGTCACGCTAAACGTAACGCTCGCGAAAACGCGCGCAATACCCGTTTATACTAA